Part of the Calorimonas adulescens genome is shown below.
AAATATTTGCTCCTTACTTCTATCTTGGCGTTCCGCTCTATTTATTTGCCATCGTGCGACTTTTATATATTAGCACGTCTTATGCCTCATGTCAAGCCCTTTTTTCCTTTTCTCGCCCCTTGAGGCGTATTTTATATTATCATGTTTGTGGGTGGGTGTCAATAGTCGTATAAAACTGATATATGTCGATTATTGTTGTTTAGGGTCGTATAGAATAAACCTTCTTCTTTTTGCTTCAATATGCTTAACAATATTAAAATAGAGTGGGTTTATAGCCCACCCTACTTAATTTGGTCATTTTTAACGGTGTTCAGCAGTTTATCTGATTTATCTTCTATAGATTGGGCAATCTTTGTAGCAGATTTGGTTGTATTCTGATTTTGTTTGTTAGTCAGTATATTTTGCTGAGCACCTTGAGTTGGGGCCTGGCCACTATTCATGTTGTTATTCTGGTTGATATAATTTAACCTGTTGTTAAGCATATCAACATGTCTCTGCATATCCTGCTGCATCTGCTTAAACATCTGCTTGGCCGTGGGGTCTTCTGTAGAACTGGCAAACATGGCATAAGTGCCCAATGCTCCTTGA
Proteins encoded:
- a CDS encoding DUF1657 domain-containing protein, whose protein sequence is MTVKSDLEKAKASAQGALGTYAMFASSTEDPTAKQMFKQMQQDMQRHVDMLNNRLNYINQNNNMNSGQAPTQGAQQNILTNKQNQNTTKSATKIAQSIEDKSDKLLNTVKNDQIK